One Candidatus Nitrotoga arctica genomic window, CCAGCAACAGCGCATGTTCCACGCGGCCATCAATGATGTGCACCGACCTCACTCCCCCGCGTGCGGCATCCAGCGCCGAACTGATCTTCGGTAACATGCCACCGGACAGCGTACCGTCCGCCACCAGTTCGTCGATCTGTTTCGGTGTCAGGCCAGTAAGCAGCTTGCCGCTCTTATCCAGCACGCCGGGCGTGTTAGTTAACAGTACCAATTTTTCTGCTTTCAGCACTTCCGCCAATTTGCCCGCCACTACGTCGGCATTAATGTTCAGTGTCTCACCATCCGGCCCTACAGCAATCGGCGCAATGACCGGAATAAAATCGCCAGAATCGAGAAAATTTATAATAGAGGGATCAATCAAATTAATCTCTCCTACCAGACCAATGTCCAGCAACTTGCCCGGCTCATCGTGGCTCTCCAGCAGCATCTTGTCCGCACGGATAAACGAAGAATCCTGCCCGGTCAGTCCCACCGCCTTGCCTCCATGCCGGTTAATCAAATTAACGATGTCCTTGTTGACCTTGCCCAGCGCCATTTCGACCACATCCATGGTTTCTTCATCTGTGACGCGCATACCTTGGACGAATTCCCCTTGCTTACCAATGCGCTGAAGTAGGTCGTTGATCTGCGGCCCGCCACCATGAACCACTACCGGGTTCATGCCGACCAGCTTGAGCAATA contains:
- the argB gene encoding acetylglutamate kinase, with translation MSLTSATAVQKAHTLSEALPYIQRFFDKTIVIKYGGNAMTDPKLQESFARDVVLLKLVGMNPVVVHGGGPQINDLLQRIGKQGEFVQGMRVTDEETMDVVEMALGKVNKDIVNLINRHGGKAVGLTGQDSSFIRADKMLLESHDEPGKLLDIGLVGEINLIDPSIINFLDSGDFIPVIAPIAVGPDGETLNINADVVAGKLAEVLKAEKLVLLTNTPGVLDKSGKLLTGLTPKQIDELVADGTLSGGMLPKISSALDAARGGVRSVHIIDGRVEHALLLEILTDEGVGTLIKSK